A stretch of Lathyrus oleraceus cultivar Zhongwan6 chromosome 6, CAAS_Psat_ZW6_1.0, whole genome shotgun sequence DNA encodes these proteins:
- the LOC127095950 gene encoding uncharacterized protein LOC127095950 produces MTSYLIATLHPMKDMLAPQRLVRISYNLVSFGLIFRKISTPRCQDTGNISRRDEMPLKVDYVSKWIEAVASPTNDARVVIKLFKNVIFPRFNVPRIVISNGGPPFISNIFERLLRKYGVRHRVATPYHPQTSGKVEVSNREIKRILEKNVATSRKDWSKKLHEALWAYMTAYKTSIGTTPFKLVHGKSCHLLVELEHKSYWIVKTLNMNYTSTGEKRILDIHELEELRLDAYENAQIYKKRTKLWHDRRITRREFHERGIVLLFNSRLKSFTGKLRSR; encoded by the exons ATGACATCATATCTCATTGCCACTCTGCATCCTATGAAGGACATGCTAGCACCTCAAAGACTTGTGCGAATATCTTACAATCTGGTCTCTTTTGGCCTAATATTTAGAAAGATATCCACACCGCGGTGCCAAGACACTGGCAATATCTCTAGGCGCGACGAGATGCCACTGAAAG TTGATTACGTATCGAAATGGATCGAGGCAGTAGCCTCTCCTACTAATGATGCGCGAGTAGTCATCAAACTTTTCAAGAATGTGATTTTTCCTAGATTCAATGTACCAAGGATTGTCATTAGCAACGGTGGCCCCCCTTTCATTTCAAACATCTTTGAAAGACTGTTGCGCAAATATGGAGTCCGACACCGAGTAGCAACGCCTTACCACCCTCAAACAAGTGGGAAAGTTGAGGTGTCTAATAGAGAAATTAAGCGAATATTAGAGAAAAACGTTGCAACGTCTAGGAAAGATTGGTCTAAGAAACTTCATGAAGCTCTGTGGGCCTATATGACAGCTTATAAAACTTCCATAGGAACCACTCCATTTAAACTAGTTCATGGTAAATCATGTCACCTGCTTGTAGAACTCGAGCATAAATCTTATTGGATCGTTAAGACCCTAAACATGAATTACACATCCACAGGAGAGAAAAGAATCTTAGATATccatgaactagaagaacttCGATTAGATGCCTACGAAAATGCCCAGATTTACAAGAAAAGAACCAAACTGTGGCACGATAGACGAATAACAAGGAGAGAATTCCACGAGCGTGGCATAGTCCTTCTTTTTAATTCTCGACTTAAATCATTTACAGGCAAGCTTCGTTCTAGATGA